One region of Bactrocera neohumeralis isolate Rockhampton chromosome 5, APGP_CSIRO_Bneo_wtdbg2-racon-allhic-juicebox.fasta_v2, whole genome shotgun sequence genomic DNA includes:
- the LOC126757980 gene encoding malignant T-cell-amplified sequence 1 homolog, with the protein MFKKFEEKESVSSLQQLKSSVQKGIRAKLLETYPLLETHIDLILPKKDSYRIAKCHDHIELLVTGSGEIAFFRHRESQWMPTLRLLHKFPYFVTMQQVDKGAIRFVLSGANVMCPGLTSPGALMTPVDKGTVVAIMAEGKEHALAIGVTTLSTEDISKVNKGVGVENCHYLNDGLWKMKVVK; encoded by the exons atgtttaaaaa GTTTGAAGAAAAGGAAAGTGTTTCATCACTGCAGCAACTGAAGTCTTCAGTGCAGAAAGGAATCCGGGCAAAGTTGTTAGAGACATATCCTTTATTGGAAACGCATATTGATTTGATATTGCCAAAAAAGGATTCATATCGCATCGCGAAAtg TCACGATCACATTGAACTTTTAGTTACGGGGAGCGGTGAAATAGCTTTCTTCCGGCACCGTGAGAGTCAATGGATGCCAACTTTGAGATTACTTCATAAATTCCCATATTTTGTAACCATGCAGCAAGTAGACAAAGGCGCCATACGTTTCGTTCTAAGTGGAGCTAATGTAATGTGTCCCGGTCTTACATCACCTGGAGCACTAATGACGCCTGTTGATAAAGGAACTGTAGTTGCTATAATGGCTGAGGGCAAGGAACATGCATTAGCTATTGGTGTTACCACATTATCTACTGAAGACAT TTCGAAAGTCAACAAAGGCGTGGGAGTAGAAAACTGCCATTACCTTAATGACGGCCTGTGGAAGATGAAAGTTGTTAAGTAA
- the LOC126760740 gene encoding brefeldin A-inhibited guanine nucleotide-exchange protein 3 codes for MEDLFLLIIKESTGTKHNALRQTAQIAYDKLYRQHGIHRDPAHELRSVCFTALQMALDTKRPKFVTMGLNGLHRIIKDERFYIGLEPEDDSVWLPAQLLRATSGILPTTSNEDTVINVLRLFLAMACSPACTLNGRLLIETLSRCGECWELGSRATKAASLAAASQCLRTFCAFLMEEAEEVKKTAPPGLMTQTQASAVYNEVIPVMQWLCSRLVEPTANGSPNKKADNNCSLYLTECILTLTSALPRNVHANPHFTSFLWQKFCPTLAAALGSPGRINLDKKFTYKDALNMMENEARGFFTGPGLDGPQARCVYLTAIQLLRIAGAYGSLRPMLEALFHRMLLLPAPQNRTEPLKCVREILKTPERLIDLAVILYVDKSTGQGCSDEMALFRLMVDAMEECAFGVSTNSGMETGLHASVECMVALLDSLQILCSGEVTESMISDQIVGAVNSRHETLKDADYTGPLTYQSMARLPAPYRDAIVEFRQNVFETSSGSDSDGDHPEQDAASNGSGDTEGPEEEEQSTSSDETSRVENRWPYTHLEAPVIPVRADIDNDRQHAKEFAKALRTDLVPKLLRLRSCIEVDEAMQEFASVVCQENTMNFSDFDCHLTAINADGIYLAIYSSLLLSLQLTKAGYYDDPQKEILIPMSEQQFVTSVQNTGVLVYLSSPWLCELYQTVLVSNALEAMSREELEGTYSRSALVDMLGDAGGLGPTQMLSEWQRLQIANVKHTEELDSKRREAAKKLCRRLLTCCWDSMVIVLSSGLGDLSCTNSNKLVALSKRTLRVKAKTNKTNGEALYAMCLDGLHSAATLSNSLNLQHLAGKILSLLASNVCQTNGPRISASQAMSMDVVLNGGLNLGSYSPDCWQSVFAVCRHVSQLEHEIFSLQNSSIGTSPGTGRRDLETGEKLNNTAQNDKLNLSSLPIDDDETCVDVYSFLQAPLQSPNTNITSILKVYSGTNETVLLSQSDTSKVLCALSHQAENLFSDAAERLSLPSLCQFLKHLCKASREQLYKNTTTRKGSRIWWPSKGWKKMETLPISLLLHRIGDVTLRVFKSSRPLLHILKVWAITGPHLMDASCHRDRVISKRAIEYIHDIITALLVEQSELPHFHFNEALLKPFENLLSMDTCDVDVQDQIVACLYEIVEAHRTEIRSGWRPLFGTLRNARSRMLNMSNIIDIFRVFLDSDNTLVFANAGLDCILCLLSYLEISGNGGANNNTCGEDENSFRPTEFLHETLRFLERCSSILGFMFNMPKCPNFHSTYKIKGISYTHIIDANIPNSMENFTYFGNDYLQTKNEQHMISYRSLHIDKDAITKIDEMDKPSGVLKVWFLLLDGLTNSLIVCPYSHQAPILQTIFKLFKNLLCCPGIDFGFYCINHLLIPMIQDWLRYINKTGAPWSMIEKNFKHCCCMTTDLVVEFIEKSVTESSRRQGITKTRITQIVHTPSNINLTNNSSINNIDNSLYSKLKFITERIDDNDNINQSNQYDSSSSSEESGANVIDSPTKISGSATLALKQLLLVLIECSAQAQESVARVGVSCLKHIILSTGMLFNESQWMIASSALHRACTVTIAPLRQLSFAFHEKSNSFYGDCANVKVAARRDSTVEELTRVYSLAQQVFLSDNQREPTVKVSNHLEKHLTDERSYSFLLYPLNNGFNSNLDNFVIRIPFKNLVVGLLANQMLLQLVAKLLLSRLKCVPQAVSTCIFDNYGTSTTGHDYDLDFRSKEILLRCVKQYLTSSLEFDSRPGLKFLMQKVSNTEYAANLYKQMTSSWMIYYIALVDSYLNDIVVYNLGPEDLKFILESCSRLNTTTVKKKENFVRYLFCLQDAWNLVCELYLNNSAIHDIENGKLRSGDGSDKRVLQHKVMTPKPMRISVSTNGESASTSSHSDTMASSPNKCTQLEEENVTMTTLISEFQPKSRNNPFDTNRPQKCESEAISPEIEQQRASSILKDSNYKKAALAQLVVASMELLRSLPGEAEENLKLLMTPTIREAFRLVQLQGNELKVNQF; via the exons ATGGaggatttatttttacttataataaAGGAGTCCACAGGGACAAAGCATAATGCGTTGCGGCAAACTGCGCAAATTGCATACG atAAATTATATCGCCAGCACGGAATCCATCGGGATCCAGCTCATGAACTCCGGTCTGTATGCTTCACTGCGCTACAAATGGCCCTAGATACAAAGCGTCCAAAGTTTGTTACAATGGGACTCAATGGATTGCAT CGTATTATTAAAGACGAACGCTTTTACATTGGCTTGGAACCAGAAGATGACTCGGTGTGGTTGCCCGCTCAGTTGCTACGCGCCACAAGTGGTATTTTGCCTACGACCAGCAATGAAGATACCGTGATCAATGTTTTACGACTATTTTTGGCCATGGCTTGCTCTCCCGCGTGCACATTAAATGGTCgtcttttaattgaaacactTTCACGTTGCGGCGAATGTTGGGAGTTAGGCTCTCGTGCCACAAAAGCCGCCTCTCTGGCAGCAGCGTCACAATGCCTGCGAACTTTTTGCGCTTTTCTCATGGAAGAGGCCGAAGAGGTGAAGAAGACTGCTCCACCTGGTCTGATGACTCAGACGCAGGCATCTGCTGTGTATAATGAAGTGATACCTGTAATGCAGTGGTTATGCAGTCGCTTGGTAGAGCCAACTGCGAATGGCTCGCCGAACAAAAAGGCAGATAACAACTGCTCGTTATATTTAACGGAATGCATTCTTACATTGACATCAGCATTGCCGCGAAACGTTCACGCGAATCCGCACTTTACATCATTCTTATGGCAAAAATTTTGCCCAACATTGGCGGCAGCGTTGGGTTCGCCAGGTCGCATTAATTTGGATAAAAAGTTTACGTATAA GGATGCATTGAATATGATGGAGAATGAAGCCCGTGGCTTTTTTACTGGTCCTGGTTTAGACGGTCCGCAGGCTCGGTGCGTGTACTTGACAGCGATACAGTTATTGCGTATTGCCGGAGCTTATGGGTCGCTTCGACCTATGCTGGAGGCCCTCTTTCATCGTATGCTTCTATTGCCAGCACCTCAAAATCGCACTGAGCCACTGAAGTGTGTTCGCGAAATATTGAAAACTCCGGAGCGATTGATAGATCTAGCGGTTATACTGTATGTCGACAAAAGTACAGGTCAAGGATGCAGTGATGAAATGGCCTTATTTCGCCT TATGGTCGATGCTATGGAAGAATGCGCCTTTGGTGTAAGTACAAATTCGGGAATGGAGACCGGACTCCATGCAAGCGTGGAATGTATGGTCGCACTGCTAGATAGTTTGCAAATACTTTGCAGCGGTGAAGTAACTGAATCAATGATTAGTGATCAG ATCGTGGGTGCAGTCAATAGTCGTCATGAAACATTGAAAGATGCCGATTACACTGGTCCTTTGACTTATCAATCAATGGCGCGTCTACCAGCTCCTTATCGTGATGCAATCGTTGAATTTCGGCAAAACGTGTTTGAAACATCCTCTGGCTCTGATAGTGATGGCGATCATCCAGAACAAGATGCTGCTTCAAATGGTTCTGGCGATACAGAAGGACCAGAAGAGGAGGAACAATCGACTTCAAGTGACGAAACTTCACGTGTGGAAAACCGATGGCCCTACACTCATCTGGAAGCCCCGGTAATACCTGTGCGGGCCGATATAGACAATGATCGACAACACGCCAAAGAATTTGCAAAAGCTTTGCGTACAGATTTAGTGCCGAAATTGTTACGTCTACGTTCTTGCATTGAGGTGGACGAAGCTATGCAGGAATTCGCTTCAGTTGTCTGCCAAGAGAATACTATgaatttttctgattttgatTGTCACCTTACGGCCATAAATGCTGATGGCATTTACCTAGCTATTTATTCGTCATTACTACTCAGCTTGCAATTAACAAAGGCTGGATACTATGATGACCCACAGAAGGAGATACTAATTCCCATGTCCGAACAACAATTCGTCACATCAGTCCAGAATACTGGAGTCCTGGTGTACCTCTCATCTCCTTGGCTTTGTGAATTGTATCAAACCGTATTAGTTTCAAATGCATTGGAAGCGATGAGCAGGGAGGAATTAGAAGGCACCTATTCGCGAAGCGCCCTTGTGGATATGTTGGGGGATGCTGGAGGATTGGGCCCAACTCAGATGCTCTCCGAATGGCAGCGATTGCAAATAGCGAATGTGAAACATACAGAAGAGCTGGATAGCAAGCGTCGAGAGGCCGCAAAGAAGCTTTGCAGACGCTTATTGACATGTTGTTGGGATTCAATGGTTATAGTGCTAAGCTCGGGTTTAGGTGATTTATCTTGCACTAATTCGAATAAATTGGTCGCCTTGTCAAAACGCACACTTCGagtcaaagcaaaaacaaataaaacaaatggtGAAGCTTTATACGCTATGTGCTTGGATGGTTTACATTCG gCCGCAACTTTAAGCAACAGTTTGAATTTGCAACATTTGGCtggaaaaattttaagtctTCTGGCGTCAAATGTTTGCCAGACAAATGGGCCAAGAATTTCTGCTAGCCAAGCAATGTCTATGGATGTGGTTTTAAATGGAGGCTTGAATTTAGGCTCCTATAGCCCTGATTGTTGGCAATCCGTATTCGCTGTGTGTCGTCATGTCAGCCAGTTGGAACACGAAATTTTCAGTTTGCAAAATTCATCGATTGGCACTTCACCAGGCACAGGGCGACGTGACTTGGAAACCGGTGAAAAGCTTAACAATACAGCTCAAAATGACAAACTTAATTTATCTTCACTACCCATAGATGATGATGAAACGTG cgtgGATGTTTACAGCTTTCTTCAGGCACCTCTACAAAGTCCCAATACAAATATTACATCTATATTAAAAGTATATTCAGGCACAAATGAAACGGTGCTATTGAGTCAGAGCGACACCTCAAAAGTTCTTTGCGCTCTGTCACACCAGGCTGAAAATTTGTTCTCAGACGCTGCTGAGCGCTTAAGCCTTCCTTCACTATGTCAGTTTTTAAAACACCTATGCAAAGCATCGAGGGAGCAGCTTTATAAGAATACTACTACTCGCAAAGGCAGCAGAATTTGGTGGCCGAGCAAAGGTTGGAAGAAAATGGAAACACTACCAATTTCGTTATTATTACATCGAATCGGAGATGTTACACTGAGAGTCTTTAAAAGCTCTAGGCCGCTTTTACATATACTAAAAGTATGGGCCATCACTGGGCCTCATCTAATGGAT GCTTCTTGTCATcgagatcgtgtgatatcaaaaAGAGCCATTGAATACATCCATGATATCATTACAGCACTTCTTGTGGAGCAATCTGAGTTGCCTcattttcacttcaatgaagCACTGCTGAAACcatttgaaaatcttttaagCATGGACACATGCGATGTTGATGTGCAG gATCAAATTGTCGCATGTTTGTATGAAATCGTCGAAGCGCACAGAACGGAAATCCGGTCGGGGTGGCGTCCACTATTCGGAACGTTACGCAATGCTCGTAGCCGCATGCTAAATATGAGCAACATCATCGATATATTCAGAGTCTTTCTTGACTCCGACAACACTTTAGTATTCGCCAATGCTGGATTGGATTGTATTCTATGCTTATTATCCTATCTGGAGATATCAGGTAATGGAGGAGCAAATAATAATACTTGCGGTGAGGATGAAAATAGCTTTCGGCCTACTGAGTTCCTACATGAAACTCTTCGTTTCCTCGAGCGTTGTTCATCCATTTTAGGTTTTATGTTCAACATGCCGAAGTGTCCCAACTTCCATTCAACCTATAAAATTAAAGGCATTTCATATACTCACATCATCGACGCAAATATCCCTAATTCAATGgagaattttacatatttcggCAATGATTACTTACAAACGAAAAATGAACAACACATGATATCGTATCGGTCATTACACATCGACAAAGATGCTATTACAAAAATCGACGAAATGGATAAGCCATCAGGTGTATTGAAAGTTTGGTTTCTTCTACTAGATGGTCTTACCAATTCACTAATTGTTTGCCCTTATTCACATCAAGCACCAATActtcaaacaatatttaaactatttaaaaacttattatgCTGCCCAGGTATCGATTTCGGATTTTACTGCATTAACCATCTATTAATACCAATGATTCAGGACTGGCTACGTTACATAAACAAAACCGGTGCTCCTTGGTCAATgattgaaaaaaactttaaacactGTTGTTGCATGACAACCGACTTAGTCGTGGAATTCATCGAGAAGTCCGTTACTGAGAGTAGTCGTAGGCAGGGTATAACGAAGACACGAATTACCCAGATCGTACACACGCCTtcgaatataaatttaactaatAACTCGAGTATTAATAACATCGATAATTCTTTATATTCTAAGTTAAAATTCATCACGGAACGAATTGATGATAATGATAACATTAACCAAAGCAATCAGTATGATAGTTCGTCTTCAAGTGAAGAAAGCGGAGCTAACGTCATTGACTCACCAACTAAAATATCTGGCTCTGCTACGCTGGCCCTTAAACAACTACTGTTGGTGCTAATTGAGTGTTCTGCACAGGCGCAGGAATCTGTAGCTCGCGTTGGAGTGTCATGCTTAAAGCATATAATCTTATCCACAGGCATGCTTTTCAATGAGTCACAATGGATGATTGCCAGCTCTGCATTGCATCGCGCTTGTACCGTAACAATAGCGCCTTTAAGGCAATTGTCGTTTGCTTTCCATGAGAAGTCAAATAGTTTCTATGGAGATTGTGCTAATGTAAAAGTGGCAGCTCGTCGCGATAGCACCGTGGAGGAATTGACTCGGGTTTACTCATTGGCGCAACAAGTTTTCCTCTCTGATAATCAAAGAGAACCGACTGTGAAGGTGTCCAATCACTTAGAAAAACATTTAACCGATGAGCGAAGCTACTCATTTCTTCTATATCCTTTAAACAATGGTTTCAATTCGAATCTAGACAATTTCGTTATTCGTATTCCTTTCAAGAACTTAGTGGTTGGATTACTAGCAAATCAAATGCTATTACAATTAGTTGCGAAGCTTTTACTTTCACGGTTAAAGTGTGTACCTCAAGCAGTTTCTACATGCATTTTTGACAATTATGGCACATCGACGACTGGTCACGATTACGACTTGGACTTTCGTTCCAAAGAGATATTATTGCGTTGTGTTAAACAGTATTTGACGAGTTCTTTAGAATTCGATTCTCGACCCGGACTTAAATTTCTTATGCAAAAGGTCTCCAATACTGAGTACGCAGCCAACTTATACAAACAGATGACGTCATCTTGGATGATCTACTATATCGCTTTAGTCGATTCTTATTTAAATGACATTGTTGTATATAATCTGGGCCCGGAGGACTTGAAATTCATACTCGAATCTTGTTCACGGCTAAACACAACTACGGTAAAAAAGAAGGAAAACTTTGTGCGATATTTGTTCTGTTTACAGGACGCATGGAACCTTGTATGTGAgctatatttaaataattcagcGATTCATGATATTGAAAATGGAAAACTCCGTTCCGGTGACGGAAGTGATAAGCGTGTTTTACAACACAAAGTTATGACCCCGAAACCAATGCGTATATCAGTTAGTACAAATGGAGAAAGTGCAAGTACATCAAGCCACTCAGACACAATGGCTTCTTCACCCAATAAGTGTACTCAACTCGAAGAAGAAAATGTGACAATGACAACACTGATCAGTGAATTCCAACCGAAAAGCCGCAATAATCCTTTCGACACAAACCGGCCGCAGAAGTGCGAATCAGAGGCAATATCACCGGAAATCGAGCAACAACGTGCTTCGAGTATCCTCAAGGACTCTAATTACAAGAAAGCTGCTTtagctcaactggtcgtagcttccATGGAGTTATTGCGGTCATTGCCCGGCGAAGCTGAGGAGAATCTTAAACTTTTAATGACGCCCACAATACGAGAAGCCTTTAGACTGGTTCAGTTGCAGGGCAATGAATTGAAGGTTAATCAATTTTAG